A window of Lacibacter sediminis contains these coding sequences:
- the ung gene encoding uracil-DNA glycosylase, whose product MDVQIEDSWKEELKQEFSKAYFQQIVAFLKTEKIQGKTIYPPGSLIFNAFTQTPFNNVKVVIIGQDPYHGPGQAHGLCFSVQDGINPPPSLINIYKEIEKDMGVGMSAKHGNLIKWAQQGVLLLNAFLTVRANEPASHSKIGWDNFTNAVIKTISDHKKGVVFLLWGKFAQEKQSLIDETKHHVLKAAHPSPFSADKGFFGCKHFSQTNELLLKEGLEPIDWKLP is encoded by the coding sequence ATGGATGTTCAGATAGAAGATAGTTGGAAAGAAGAGTTGAAACAGGAGTTCAGCAAAGCCTATTTCCAACAGATCGTAGCCTTTCTTAAAACCGAAAAAATACAGGGCAAAACTATTTACCCGCCCGGCTCTCTCATATTCAATGCTTTTACCCAAACACCCTTCAATAATGTAAAGGTGGTGATCATTGGCCAGGACCCCTATCACGGGCCAGGTCAGGCGCACGGACTTTGCTTTTCGGTACAGGATGGAATTAACCCTCCGCCATCCCTTATTAATATCTACAAAGAAATAGAAAAGGACATGGGCGTTGGCATGTCGGCCAAGCATGGTAATCTTATTAAATGGGCACAACAGGGTGTGTTATTGCTCAATGCTTTTCTAACGGTAAGGGCAAATGAGCCTGCCAGTCATTCAAAAATTGGCTGGGATAATTTCACGAATGCTGTCATCAAAACAATTTCAGATCATAAAAAAGGAGTTGTGTTTTTGCTCTGGGGAAAATTTGCACAGGAAAAACAAAGCCTCATTGATGAAACCAAACATCATGTGTTGAAAGCAGCACACCCCTCGCCTTTCAGTGCCGATAAAGGCTTCTTTGGCTGCAAACATTTTTCGCAAACGAATGAATTGTTATTGAAAGAAGGACTTGAACCCATCGATTGGAAATTACCATGA